In a single window of the Oscarella lobularis chromosome 2, ooOscLobu1.1, whole genome shotgun sequence genome:
- the LOC136200217 gene encoding probable GH family 25 lysozyme 5 isoform X2, whose product MISSVIIFKVLFCHLAYSACVKRKGVDVSTIVSKSQFECLKKEGYSFAIVRAHRSTGELDESARGTLENAQAAGMSDVDVYLFPCYCCGNPAEQVSKTVNSLKNLHYRTLWLDIEDNRTSPNISEWYWPDSKEEHQEFFKTMFDTAKIHKDTGVYASKYYWEEIMGNDYEEGKSVPLWYPRYKNNDPSFDDFEKFGGWEEATIKQYHPNVMVCGVNVNENTKR is encoded by the exons ATGATATCATCCGTCATTATCTTCAAAGTGCTCTTCTGTCATCTTGCGTATTCAGCTTGCGTCAAGCGCAagggcgtcgacgtctcgacAATCGTTAGCAAATCCCAGTTCGAGTGTCTCAAAAAGGAAGGGTATAGCTTTGCTATCGTGAGGGCTCACCGCAGTACCG GTGAACTGGACGAGAGTGCCCGGGGCACTCTTGAAAATGCACAGGCTGCTGGAATGAGCGATGTGGACGTCTATCTGTTCCCTTGCTATTGTTGTGGAAATCCTGCAGAGCAAGTGTCCAAAACAG TTAATTCCTTGAAAAACTTGCATTACCGCACCCTTTGGCTAGACATCGAAGACAATAGAACTTCACCAAACATATCCGAATGGTACTGGCCGGATAGCAAAGAAGAACACCAAGAGTTTTTTAAAACTATGTTTGACACTGCAAAG ATTCACAAAGACACTGGTGTGTACGCATCCAAATATTATTGGGAGGAGATCATGGGCAATGACTATGAAGAGGGTAAATCAGTTCCACTCTG GTACCCTCGCTACAAAAACAACGATCCCTCCTTTGATGACTTCGAAAAGTTTGGAGGTTGGGAAGAGGCTACCATCAAGCAGTATCATCCCAATGTCATGGTTTGCG GAGTCAACGTCAATGAGAACACGAAACGTTAA
- the LOC136200217 gene encoding probable GH family 25 lysozyme 5 isoform X1, which translates to MISSVIIFKVLFCHLAYSACVKRKGVDVSTIVSKSQFECLKKEGYSFAIVRAHRSTGELDESARGTLENAQAAGMSDVDVYLFPCYCCGNPAEQVSKTVNSLKNLHYRTLWLDIEDNRTSPNISEWYWPDSKEEHQEFFKTMFDTAKQIHKDTGVYASKYYWEEIMGNDYEEGKSVPLWYPRYKNNDPSFDDFEKFGGWEEATIKQYHPNVMVCGVNVNENTKR; encoded by the exons ATGATATCATCCGTCATTATCTTCAAAGTGCTCTTCTGTCATCTTGCGTATTCAGCTTGCGTCAAGCGCAagggcgtcgacgtctcgacAATCGTTAGCAAATCCCAGTTCGAGTGTCTCAAAAAGGAAGGGTATAGCTTTGCTATCGTGAGGGCTCACCGCAGTACCG GTGAACTGGACGAGAGTGCCCGGGGCACTCTTGAAAATGCACAGGCTGCTGGAATGAGCGATGTGGACGTCTATCTGTTCCCTTGCTATTGTTGTGGAAATCCTGCAGAGCAAGTGTCCAAAACAG TTAATTCCTTGAAAAACTTGCATTACCGCACCCTTTGGCTAGACATCGAAGACAATAGAACTTCACCAAACATATCCGAATGGTACTGGCCGGATAGCAAAGAAGAACACCAAGAGTTTTTTAAAACTATGTTTGACACTGCAAAG CAGATTCACAAAGACACTGGTGTGTACGCATCCAAATATTATTGGGAGGAGATCATGGGCAATGACTATGAAGAGGGTAAATCAGTTCCACTCTG GTACCCTCGCTACAAAAACAACGATCCCTCCTTTGATGACTTCGAAAAGTTTGGAGGTTGGGAAGAGGCTACCATCAAGCAGTATCATCCCAATGTCATGGTTTGCG GAGTCAACGTCAATGAGAACACGAAACGTTAA
- the LOC136183861 gene encoding uncharacterized protein, with protein MFRWLLVASTLQLLFLLVAGATASVHVVHETQIGKTAAKEIRRYVYAARGVLATVHGPDPASPWQPSLCKAADDEIIYLASPHGVVSNATGLSTKLDEANDAERLVIRSYGAGDVALQKLACPNVSNVVVCAGNRPRSPLQCAYRLAERLGVRFSLHGDTVPDRRPAPAPTGNRLFADVDVVVDPLFSVRGLQPFHDFPDGVDWWTLDDFKAILTQMEKMTLNFIGFHTYCKTVDYCEPTVWVGPKEDVNDDGTVKTGYKSAYASTLRGNYWGYTAGNTSDFKFGGHLMFESECYGSEVQAGACPQPMTDEENLMVLNRAGAFWGEVVAYARALGIKTAVGNQAPLSDWYAVNTTGRAVEFYEGIFTRVQKAYPVDYYWLWMPEEWLSGSAQVSEVTNDIMAMESAYSSVKPSFQLATCGWTPGPKNNRTYIDSILPANWAYVSSLDASVGMEPPDPAFKDIKHSKWIIPWLEDDPGLTAPQLWVNRTLEHVNLALQYKADGVLGIHWRTREIGPQLDAMTASLLTPGYTSDKFWHDWAESEFGPEISQTAAAIFKSVESFRLPRPVNWGSKSEHVQGGPGSLSPDTSFCDWSSKYAFLDELQALRESVQGPANTNRLMYWLHSFRYMRAIAMSECNWGLLSEAVSAAMNETDMEKRRQIAENVCLPLRISLIQNVTDMMAHLLQMVSSAGEMGTFANLMLHSGPGLLNASGEVVENLLGRPLPSEAMPTSNYVAPPRVFVPTVRTTVGEDEQLTIKIIAMSSQPPHSVVLYLTPIGSKEFSPFPASLVTQGRGVYRVVLPRQLHDFEYYVEADFGKQQIVFPATAPSQCQTVVIH; from the exons ATGTTTCGTTGGCTTCTCGTCGCCTCAACGTTGCAACtgctctttcttctcgtcgctgGCGCGACAGCGTCGGTCCACGTCGTCCACGAAACGCAAATCGGAAAAACAGCAGCAAAGGAAATTCGCCGATACGTCTACGCCGCTCGAGGCGTCCTCGCAACCGTCCACGGTCCAGACCCCGCCTCTCCCTGGCAACCGTCGCTCTGCAaagccgccgacgacgaaatcatcTACCTCGCATCGCCGCACGGCGTCGTATCGAACGCAACGGGCCTCTCGACAAaactcgacgaagcgaacgacgcAGAACGACTCGTCATCCGCTCGTacggcgccggcgacgtcgccctGCAAAAACTTGCCTGCCCCAACGtatccaacgtcgtcgtctgcgcGGGAAATCGGCCTCGTTCTCCTCTCCAGTGCGCCTATCGCTTAGCCGAACGACTCGGCGTGCGCTTCTCCCTTCACGGGGACACCGTTCCCGATCGtcgccccgcccccgccccgACGGGAAATCGcctcttcgccgacgtcgacgtcgtcgtcgatccgctcTTCTCCGTGCGCGGTCTCCAGCCGTTTCACGACTTTCCCGATGGGGTCGATTGGTGGACGTTGGACGACTTCAAGGCGATTTTGACGCAGATGGAAAAGATGACGTTGAATTTCATCGGATTTCACACCTATTGCAAAACCGTCGATTATTGCGAGCCGACTGTGTGGGTGGGTCCCAAGGaggacgtcaacgacgacggcaccgtcaAGACGGGATATAAATCGGCGTACGCTAGCACGTTGCGTGGCAACTATTGGGGTTACACGGCGGGAAATACGTCAGATTTCAAGTTCGGTGGTCATCTCATGTTTGAA tCGGAGTGTTATGGATCGGAAGTGCAGGCGGGAGCTTGTCCCCAGCCAATGACCGACGAGGAAAATCTGATGGTATTGAATCGCGCTGGCGCGTTCTGGGGCGAAGTGGTTGCCTACGCGCGAGCGCTTGGAATTAAAACGGCTGTCGGAAATCAGGCGCCGTTGTCTGATTGGTACGCCGTCAATACAACGGGACGGGCCGTTGAATTTTATGAAGGAATATTTACCAG AGTACAGAAGGCCTATCCGGTTGACTATTATTGGCTGTGGATGCCTGAAGAATGGCTAAGTGGAAGTGCACAG GTCTCTGAAGTGACAAATGATATTATGGCAATGGAGTCGGCATACAGCAGCGTGAAACCGTCCTTTCAGCTCGCCACGTGCGGCTGGACGCCTGGACCTAAAAACAACCGCACCTACATCGATAGCATTCTTCCCGCCAACTGGGCATATGTATCGTCCCTCGACGCCTCTGTCGGTATGGAACCGCCAGACCCGGCCTTTAAGGACATCAAGCACTCAAAGTGGATTATTCCCTGGCTTGAAGACGATCCAG GCTTAACTGCTCCGCAGTTGTGGGTCAATCGTACGTTGGAGCACGTGAATCTCGCCCTGCAATACAAAGCGGATGGGGTCTTGGGCATTCACTGGCGAACGCGCGAAATCGGTCCCCAACTCGACGCGATGACGGCGTCTCTTCTCACGCCCGGGTACACGTCGGATAAATTTTGGCACGACTGGGCGGAGTCCGAATTCGGCCCGGAAATTTCGCAGACGGCTGCTGCCATATTTAAAAGCGTCGAATCCTTTCGCCTTCCAAGACCTGTGAACTGGGGCAGCAAATCGGAACAC GTTCAAGGCGGTCCGGGTTCCCTGAGTCCGGACACCAGCTTCTGCGACTGGTCTTCGAAGTACGCGTTTCTGGACGAACTGCAGGCGCTGCGAGAGTCCGTCCAAGGCCCTGCGAATACGAATCGGCTCATGTATTGGCTTCACAGCTTCAG ATACATGAGAGCCATTGCGATGAGCGAATGCAACTGGGGGCTTCTGAGCGAGGCCGTCAGCGCTGCTATGAACGAAACGGATATGGAGAAACGGAGACAGATTGCTGAAAACGTTTGTCTTCCTCTCCGAATATCGCTCATACAAAACGTAACCGATATGATGGCTCACTTGCTTCAAATGGTGAGCAGTGCCGGAGAAATGGGCACGTTTGCCAATTTGATGCTTCACTCTGGGCCGG GTCTTTTGAATGCGTCTGGTGAAGTTGTGGAGAACTTATTGGGTCGTCCTTTGCCGTCTGAGGCTATGCCGACGAGCAATTATGTTGCGCCGCCTCGAGTCTTTGTTCCTACTGTTCGAACGACGGTCGGAGAAGACGAGCAGCTCACAATTAAAATTATCGCGATGAGTTCTCAACCGCCTCACTCCGTCGTTCTCTACTTGACTCCAATTGGCTCAAAAGAG ttttctccttttcctgcTTCTTTGGTGACCCAAGGTCGAGGCGTCTATCGCGTCGTTCTGCCTCGGCAATTGCACGATTTCGAGTATTACGTTGAAGCGGATTTTGGCAAGCAGCAAATCGTCTTTCCCGCTACGGCGCCGTCTCAATGCCAAACGGTAGTGATTCACTAA
- the LOC136183859 gene encoding leucine-zipper-like transcriptional regulator 1, translated as MSQVPETLSLNFDPGEVVHRWRRMPSCDEFVGARRSKHTIVSWGTAIYVFGGDNGKRMLNDLLRFDCQDNSWGRVVTTGAPPAPRYHHSAVVYKDSMFVFGGYTGDIYSNSNLRNKNDLFEYKFTTGQWYEWKHIEGRFPPARSAHGAAVYDNKLWIFAGYDGNARLNDMWAIPLNAENPRWEEIKQTGDCPPTCCNFPVATTQDSMFVFSGQSGAKITNKLYQFRFKQRRWTRITPTNLPTGGTAPPQRRYGHSMVALGQHLYVFGGAADNKLPHQLHCFDLDKLEWSVIQPTEDSESPSGRLFHSAAVKEDSMYLFGGTVGDNARSGEIFRFQLSTYPKCTLQDDFGRLFKNQQFCDVAFIIGKDRKKISGHSAMVAARSSVLRQSIISAKKKSGKETEVIEISFPDMKPEAFKVAMVFMYTDAIHPCFNGVQIDQLSTEDLKLIMEVYSISKTLKLKRLEQLCVHYIELAIGENNVLVALQNAAEFKLDCIKEHCLRFIVKDVNYRSIVMSPAFENLGKSLMVEIVRRKEQPLGLLAGSPEPIVTITSGVGSSLETDMRNFLTEGVGEPFYDITLLLNGTPVYGHKAVLAARCRYFEAMFRSFMPEKNEVNISIGETVPSPQAFESLLRYIYYGDVNMPPEDSLYLFAAPQFYGFTNNQLQVYCKLNLETNVSPRNVVEILEAADKIEAHDMKRHALSIIVQHFPQVARTSRVRNLPKDLLLDVLDALADHMSISALDRHEIV; from the exons ATGTCCCAAGTACCAGAAACTCTTTCTCTCAATTTTGATCCCGGAGAAGTAGTTCACCGCTGGCGACGAATGCCGTCATGCGACGAATTTGTTGGAGCAAG GCGATCGAAGCACACAATCGTGTCGTGGGGAACCGCCATATACGTATTTGGCGGCGATAACGg AAAGCGAATGCTCAACGATTTACTTCGTTTCGACTGTCAAGACAATTCGTGGGGCAG GGTGGTTACCACTGGAGCTCCGCCTGCTCCTCGATATCATCACTCAGCTGTCGTCTATAAGGACAGCATGTTTGTCTTTGGAGGCTATACTG GGGACATCTattcgaattcaaatttgagaaataaaaacgATCTGTTTGAGTACAAGTTTACAACGGGGCAGTGGTACGAGTGGAAACACATCGAAGGACG ATTTCCGCCTGCTCGATCAGCTCACGGCGCCGCTGTCTACGACAACAAGCTGTGGATTTTCGCCGGTTACGACGGAAATGCCAG GCTGAATGATATGTGGGCGATTCCTCTTAATGCGGAAAATCCCAGATGGGAAGAA ATCAAGCAGACTGGTGACTGTCCGCCGACTTGCTGCAACTTTCCCGTGGCTACAACGCAAGACAGCATGTTCGTCTTCTCGGGCCAAAGTGGCGCAAAGATCACAAACAAACTCTACCAGTTTCGTTTCAaacaaagaag GTGGACGAGAATCACTCCGACGAACCTTCCAACTGGTGGAACGGCGCCACCGCAGCGCCGTTACGGCCACTCCATGGTTGCCTTGGGCCAGCACCTGTACGTATTTGGCGGTGCAGCTGACAACAAGCTACCTCATCAACTCCACTG TTTTGACTTGGATAAGCTTGAGTGGTCAGTCATTCAGCCAACGGAGGATAGCGAG TCGCCGTCCGGGCGTCTGTTTCATTCTGCTGCTGTCAAGGAAGATTCCATGTATTTGTTTGGCGGAACGGTCGGCGACAATGCGCGAAGTGGAGAAATATTTCGGTTTCAG CTTTCCACGTATCCCAAGTGTACTCTTCAAGACGATTTCGGACGTCTATTCAAGAACCAGCAattttgtgacgtcgccTTCATCATAGGCAAA GATCGGAAAAAGATCTCCGGTCACAGTGCCATGGTCGCCGCGCGATCTTCCGTACTGAGACAGTCCATCATtagcgcaaagaaaaag AGTGGCAAAGAGACCGAAGTAATTGAAATCTCTTTTCCCGACATGAAACCAGAAGCATTTAAAGTTGCTATGGTTTTTATGTATACGGATGCCATTCACCCTTGCTTCAATGGAG TGCAAATTGATCAACTATCAACCGAAGATCTAAAGTTGATAATGGAAGTCTATTCCATATCAAAAACG CTAAAACTAAAGCGGCTGGAACAGCTCTGCGTTCACTACATCGAACTAGCGATTGGTGAAAACAACGTCTTGGTTGCCCTACAGAATGCAGCCGAATTCAAACTGGATTGCATCAAG GAGCACTGCCTTCGATTTATTGTAAAAGACGTCAACTATCGCAGCATTGTGATGAGTCCGGCGTTTGAGAACTTGGGGAAGAGCTTGATGGTCGAGATAGTGCGACGAAAGGAGCAACCGCTGGGCTTGTTGGCTGGATCGCCAGAGCCAATAGTCACCATAACGTCAGGCGTTG GAAGTTCTCTTGAGACGGACATGAGGAATTTTCTTACTGAAGGAGTGGGCGAGCCCTTTTATGACATTACGTTGCTGCTGAACGGAACTCCAGTGTACGGTCACAAG GCTGTATTGGCTGCAAGATGCAG GTATTTTGAGGCTATGTTTCGATCATTTATGCCAGAGAAGAATGAAGTGAAT ATTTCTATTGGGGAAACGGTGCCGTCACCTCAAGCGTTTGAATCCCTACTTCGCTACATTTATTACGGGGATGTCAACATGCCACCAGAGGACTCACT ATATTTGTTTGCTGCTCCTCAATTTTACGGTTTTACAAACAATCAGCTGCAGGTCTACTGCAAATTGAATCTTGAAACAAACGTTTCGCCTCGAAACGTAGTTGAG ATTCTGGAAGCAGCTGACAAAATTGAAGCTCATGACATGAAGAGACATGCACTCAGCATAATTGTACAGCATTTTCCGCAGGTGGCAAGGACATCGAGAGTTCGCAATTTGCCAAAGGATCTGCTACTGGATGTTCTTGATGCTCTTGCCGATCATATGAGCATCTCCGCGTTAGACAGGCATGAAATAGTCTAA